Part of the Roseobacter litoralis Och 149 genome, TCGCGCCGATTTCCCCGGTGGCGGACCTGCGCCCTTTGCTTGAAACCTCGATGAATGCGGATTTCAAAATGGACCTCGCCATTGCCGCAGCCGAAAGCCCCGTCTTGCAACCGCCCCCGGACACGCCGGTGTGCATCTGGGTCGGGGCACAGGAACGCCCGGTCTTTCTGCAACAAGCCGCCGCCCTTGCTGGGGCGTGGTCGGTGCCACAGGTGATCGTGCCGTCAAAACACCATTTCGATGTGATCGACGCGCTGTGTGATCCGCAAAGTGACCTTGTCCGTTATCTGACAACGTAAAAAGGCTTGATCGGTGCGCGTGTTTCGGCCAAGACGCTTGCAGGCTGTGGGCGATGGCGTCGCCCGAGAACCTTCGCCTTGATTGTCCTGAACGCCGGGACAGTTCAGTCAAAGGAGATGCGTCTATGACCACTCAATCCAAAACCGCACGTCCCGATATGTATCGCTATCACAACGGTGAGAAATCGCCGCTGCCTTTTGCCGCTGCAGAATACGAAGCGCGCCTGTCCGAGTTGCGTGAGCGCATGCAGGCCGTTGGCGCACAAGCCGCTGTTTTCACCTCAATGCACAACATCGCCTATTACTCCGGGTTTCTGTATTGCTCCTTTGGCCGCCCCTATGGTCTGGTCGTATCGGAATCCGAATGCGTGACCATCAGTGCAGGCATTGACGCAGGCCAGCCATGGCGGCGCAGTTTTGCGGATAACATCACCTACACCGATTGGCAGCGCGACAATTTCTGGCGCGCCGTTGCGTCGGTGACGGGCAAGAACAAGGTTGTCGGATATGAGGGCGATCACCTGACCCTGATCCAGCGGGACAAGATGGAGGATTTCCTTTCCCCGATGTCCATGGTGGATGTCTATGACACCACCATGCAGCAGCGCATGCATAAATCCGAAGCCGAAATCGCGCTCATCCGCCATGGTGCGCAGGTCGCGGATGTGGGCGGCTATGCCATTCGTGATGCGATCAAGGCCGGTGTGCGCGAGATCGACGTCGCCATGGCTGGCCGCGATGCAATGGAGCAGGAGATCGCCAAACGCTTTCCGGATGCGGAATATCGCGACACATGGGTGTGGTTCCAGTCGGGTCTGAACACCGATGGTGCGCATAACCCGGTGACATCCCGTGTTCTGGAACGGGGCGACATCCTCAGCCTGAACACCTTCCCGATGATTTCGGGCTATTACACCGCGCTGGAACGCACGCTGTTCGTTCAGGAAGTCGACAAAGCCAGCTTGGGCATTTGGGAAGCAAACGTCGCCGCGCATGAATACGGCATGAGCCTGCTCAAGCCCGGCGCGTCCTGTGCCGAGATCACCCACAAGATCAACGATTTCTTTGAAGAGCGGGATCTGTTGCAATACCGGACCTTTGGCTATGGTCACTCCTTTGGCGTGCTGAGCCACTATTACGGCCGTGAAGCCGGATTGGAACTGCGCGAAGACATCGACACGGTTCTGGAGCCGGGCATGGTCATCTCGATGGAGCCGATGCTGACCATCGCAAATGGTCAACCGGGCGCGGGCGGATATCGTGAGCATGATATTCTCGTCATCACCGAAGACGGCAATGAAAACATCACAGGCTATCCTTACGGTCCCGGCTTTAACGTCGTCGGCTGAGATCAATGCGATTTGCCAACTGACGCCCGGTCCGCCGGGCGTCTTTTCGTTCTGAGCCGTAAAAAGACGCAACTATTGCGGTCCCTCGGGCTGCAAGAGGCAAAACCGGTCCTATATCAAAGATAGAATAGGGAAAAGGACCAGATCTGTGGTATTTGCGCGTTTGATGGGAATGGCACTCGTTGCTCTGACGATTGTCTTTATCTGCCTGTGGTTTTACGCGCGTGCCGCCCGGCGCGAAAAATTGGAAGCGCAGTGGGATGAAAATCAAGGCCCCGGACGACGGGAAAGCTTTGTAAAAGCCGAATTGTCCACGTATGAAAGCACATTGAAGCGCAAGCTGATCTGGGGCGTTTATATCATACCCGGCTGTTTACTTGCTCTCCTGATATATGTGACCAATATGAGTTGAGGTGACTGATATGATGTTCTACGTGAAATGGGTTTTTATTCTGGTCTTTTGGGGCCTCATTGGATCCTTCCTGCATTATACCCTGCCTCAGGTGGATATCGTACGCATCACGGACACCTATGAAAAACGTGAAACACCCGGAACCAACAGCATATTCTGGTCGCGTGGCGGCGCGGGCACCGGAGAAGATGCAACCGGGCGCGACGTATTCTTCATTCAAACACGCATGGTGAATGACCGGATCATGGTTTATCGGAATGAGGATACGGGATGGAGTTGGCCGCCCTATTTGAAATTCGATACATCAAACCTTCAGGCAGAGGCCGCAGACCTGCGTTCAACTTCCGGGGACCCGCAATATGCGGCAGTGCGCCACTATGGCTGGCGGATCGAATTCCTGTCTGTTTTCCCCAATGCTGTGTCTGTTTGGCCTGTTGACGGGCCTGATGCCAGTAAACCCCTGCCTTGGGTGAACGGCATTATTCTTGCCATCCTTGGCTTTTTTGGCTTCGCCATCTGGAGGCGCTGGCGGCGGTTTCGTGAGGCGCGCATCGACCCGAAGCTCGAAGAGCTTCAGGACAGTTGGGAAGCGACCGAAGACGCCATGGCCGAGAAACGCAGCAGGTTGCGGCGGTGGTGGGCCATGCGGGCCAGTCGGTAAACCTGCAGCGGATCGTTATTCTGCTTTGGCGACCATGCGGCCCATATGACGCGCACCCAAAATATGCACGTGCAGGTGCGGCACTTCCTGCACACCGTGCTCTCCCGCATTTGAAATAAGACGGTATCCATCCCCGGTATTCAGACTGACGCCTTCCATTTCGCAGACCTTTCCTATGGTGCGCGTATAATCGACGATCTCCGCGTCCGACGCCTCGCTGGCGAAGTGATCGTAGCTTACATAGGCCCCTTTCGGGATAATAAGCACATGCGTCGGGGCCTGCGGGTAAAGGTCACGAAAGGCGAGGCTGTGCTCGGTTTCAAGCACTGTTGTGTTGGGAATTTCGCCGCGCAGGATTTTGGCAAAGATGTTCTGGTCGTCGTAAGAATAGCTCATGGGTCTCTTTCGATCTGAAAACAGTGTTTGATCCTGTGCAATATCGCAGGCAATTGCCCGAGGAACAGGGGAAACTGCGTCAGGGTGGCCTCGATATCTGATCTGATCACCATTTCTGCGCATCTGACAGGGGTTTTTATGCCCGCAACGCTGCTTGCGCCTCGTCGCAATAGTGTGTGTGGCGTCTACCGCGTTAGATCATCCATGGCGAAACACATAGATGGGGGTCTCGTCTAAGCGGCATAAAACCCAAGATGCGTGGACCCGTAGGTGTCACTGAATTTTCCTGCGGAGCGGCCTGACGCGACTGATGTCATTTACTTGCACCAAGACACCAAACTGCCTACATCACGGTCATGTCACAGGTGAAATCATCCTCCAAATCTGACCCGAACTACAAGGTTGTCGCTGAGAATCGCCGCGCGCGGTTTGACTACGCCATCGAAAGCGATGTGGAGTGCGGCATCATATTGGAAGGCTCCGAGGTTAAATCCCTGCGCGAGGGGGGGGCTAACATCGCGGAAAGCTATGCAGCTGTCGAGGACGGTGAGCTATGGCTCGTCAACAGCTATGTTGCCCCCTACAAACAGGCCAAAACCTTTCAGCATGAGGAACGCCGTCGCCGCAAGCTGCTGATCAGCCGCAAGCAGATGGCTGATTTCTGGAATGCCACGCAGCGCAAAGGCATGACGCTGGTGCCGCTGGTGCTCTACTTCAATCACCGGGGCATGGCCAAGATCAAGATCGGCGTCGCCAAGGGTAAGAAGCTGCATGACAAACGCGAAACAGCGGCCAAACGCGACTGGTCGCGGCAAAAATCCCGCTTGATGAAGGATCACGGCTGAACCGCGCTCTATCTTAGGTGCGCGGGCTTGCCAGTTTAGCCCCGTGGCGTTACCCAGAAATGGTCCTAGAGCGCAGGGGTAAGCTGATGACTGACGATCCGAAAACACTTGTTTCCACCGAATGGCTGGCAGAGCATTTGAAAGACCCTGACCTGCGTATACTGGATGCATCCTGGTATCTTCCCGAGGCCGGGCGGAACGCCAGACAGGAATATGACGAAGGCCACATCCCCGGCGCGCGCTTCTTTGATATCGACGAGATTTCGGACAGCCGCTCTGATCTGCCGCATATGGCGCCGCGCAGCGAGAAATTCACGTCCCGGATGCGCGCACTTGGTGTGGGTGATGGCCATCAGGTGGTTGTCTATGACGGTGCAGGGTTGCTATCGGCGCCGCGGGTGTGGTGGTTATTCCGGCTGATGGGTCAACAGAATGTTGCCGTGCTGGATGGCGGTTTGCCCAAGTGGAAAGCGGAAGGGCACGAAATCGAAGACATGCCCCCGATCGTGCGCGACCGCCATATCACGGTGCGGTTCCAAAACCATCTGGTGCGCGATGTCACGCAGGTGTCGGCTGCGTCCAAAATCAAGGATCACGCCATTGTCGATGCGCGCGCGGGCAACCGGTTCCGCGGCGAAGCGCCTGAACCCCGCGAAGGGCTGCGGGCGGGCCATATTCCCGGCTCGCGATCTCTACCTTACACAACGCTGTTAAATGACGACAAGACGATGAAATCGCCCGAAGAATGCCGCCAGATATTCGAGGCGGCCGGCGTGGATCTGGACAAACCGATCATTACCTCCTGCGGTTCGGGGGTCACAGCGGCCGTTCTTGCGCTGGCTCTTGAGCGGATGGGGCATAAGCACTGGTCTTTGTATGACGGGTCCTGGGCAGAATGGGGGATGTTCCCCACTGTGCCCGTCGCCACGGGAGACGCATGATGTTCGAGACCCTCAAGACGCGCCCCGCTGACGGAATCCTCGCATTGATGCAGATGTACAAGGATGATCCGCGCGACAACAAGATCGACCTTGGCGTCGGCGTCTACAAAGACGCGACGGGCCTCACGCCGATCATGCGTGCGGTCAAGGCTGCCGAACACACCCTGTGGGAAACGCAGGACAGCAAGGTTTACACGGGCCTCGCGGGCGACCCGGCATTTTCGGACGCGATGATCGCCTTGGTGCTGGGCAGTGCTGTGCCGCGCGACACGGTGGCATCCGTGGCGACACCGGGCGGAACAGGTGCTGTGCGACAGGCCTTTGAGCTTATCCGCATGGCGCGGCCGGACGCTCGGGTGTTTGTGTCAGATCCGACATGGCCCAACCACATTTCCATTCTGAACTATCTGGGGATGGACGTGGTGCGCTATCGGTATTTCGACAGTGAGACCCGCGGTGTTGATTTCGAGGGCATGATGGCCGACCTCAAGACGGCCCGTGCGGGGGATGTGATCTTGCTGCATGGATGCTGTCACAATCCAACGGGCGCCAATCTCAACCTGACTGAATGGCAGGCTGTGGTCGCGACACTGCTCGAAACGGGCGCGGTCCCAATGATCGACATCGCCTATCAGGGCTTTGGTGAGGGCCTTGAAGAAGACGCAGCCGCCACACGTCTAGTTGCATCCTCTGTGCCGGAATGCCTGATCGCGGCCAGTTGTTCCAAGAACTTTGGTATTTACCGTGAGCGCACAGGGCTGCTGATGGCGATCAGTCAGAACACGGCTGCGCGGAAACTGCATCAGGATACGCTTGGATTCCTGAACCGGCAAAACTTCAGCTTTCCGCCCGATCACGGTGCACGCTTGGTGACGATGATCCTGACCGACGATGCGTTGCGCGCCGATTGGCAAGCGGAACTGGAAGACGTGCGCCTGAACATGCTGGGTTTGCGCCAGCAACTGGCGGATGAGTTGCAGCGGCTCTCCGGCTCAAACCGGTTCGGGTTTCTGGCCCAACACCGCGGTATGTTTTCGCGGCTGGGCACCTCTGCGGATAAGGTCGAAACGATGCGCGAGAAGAACGGTATTTATATGGTGGGGGACAGCCGTATGAATATTGCAGGGCTGAACGCACAGACGATTCCGATGCTCGCCAAGGCGATCGTTGATGCAGGTGTTTGAACACTGTAACGGGCCTGCGGCGGCTAAACTGCCGGATCGGGTGGCAACAGCGTGAACCCGGCGTCATAGCTGCGATCCATTAGTGCCTGCCGCCGCGCATCCGACCCGCTGGACCCGTTGAGCACCTCAAGGCGGCGCGGGGACAGACCGAAATAGCCGAATGTGCCGTTCATCCAGACGGTTTCCAAGGCTGCTTTATAGCCAGCCGCGTCCATTTCGTCTGACCTTGCGCCCGCAGGAACAAGCAGCACGCCTGACCGGGGCCTGAGTAGTGACCTGTTGGGATCATCCAGCTGGTCATAGGCCCAGCCCCATGTCCAGACGCGGTCCACCCAACCTTTCATCATCGATGGCATGCCCCACCAGAACAGCGGAAACACAAGGCACAGCGCATCGGCGCGTTCTATGCGGGCTTGTTCGGCCACAACATCTGCCGGGTCCCTTGCCTGTGCGTCTCTTTCTATGTCCTCCATCGACCATAGCGGGTTGAAACCCTCGGCATGCAGATCAGTTAGTTCAACGGTGTGGCCAGCCGCCTGCGCGCCCTCCATGAACCGTTGTGCAACGGCGGCACTAAAGGATGTCGGATTGGGGTGATCCAGAACGGTCAGGACATGCATCGGTGATTTCCACAGTATCTTTCAGCCCAGCCATTTTAAAGACTGATCGTGTGATACTCTGCATGCTCAACCTCGCTTTAGGTCAAGTGCTTTTTTGTGTTTGGTCTAGGGGCCGACCCACCAACATGCGCCGTTATTCTGACCACGGGTTGGGTCGCTGCTTTCTGTGGGCATAAAAAAACCCGGGCGTTTGCACGCCCGGGTCATTGCTAACCCTCTGGGGAGGAAGGGGTCAGCCTTTTGCGAACTCAGGGTAGGCTTCCATGCCAAGCTCGGAGACGTCGAGACCGTTGATCTCGTCTTCTTCGCTGACGCGGATACCGATGACTGCCTTCAGGATGAACCAGACGACCAGCGATCCCACAAAGGTGAACACACCGTAGGCAACAATGCCTGTCAGCTGCGTCATCAGGTTTGCGTCGCTGTTGTAGAAGACAACCGCGATCGTGCCCCAGATACCGGCAAACAGGTGAACCGGAATCGCGCCGACAACGTCATCAATCTTGAACTTGTCCAGCATTGGAACCGCAAGAACCACGATGATACCGCCAACTGCACCGATCCAAAGCGCGCCAAAAAGCGTTGGGGCCAAGGGTTCGGCTGTGATGGACACCAGACCCGCAAGCGCACCGTTCAGCACCATTGTCAGGTCGGGTTTCTTATACAGCAATTGCGTCATGACCAGTGCGGTGACAGCACCCGCTGCTGCGGCCATATTGGTGTTGGCAAAGATGCGCGATACATCGGAGACATCGCCAACGGTGCCCATGGCAAGTTGCGAGCCACCATTAAATCCGAACCAGCCGAGCCAGAGGATGAACGTACCCAGTGTTGCAAGCGCAAGGTTAGAGCCCGGCATCGGGTTAACGCGACCGTCTTTGTACTTGCCCAGCCGTGGCCCGAGTACGATAGCACCAGCCAAGGCAGCCCAGCCTCCGACGGAGTGCACAACTGTGGAGCCCGCGAAGTCAGAGAAACCCATTTCGGACAACCAGCCACCGCCCCACTGCCAGGACCCGGAAATCGGATACATAAAGCCTGTGAGTACGACAACGAATGCCAGAAACGGCCAAAGTTTGATGCGTTCTGCCAAAGCGCCGGATACGATGGACGCTGTTGCAGCGACAAACACGAGCTGGAAGAAGAAATCGGACCCTACAGACGCATAATCAAGCGCTGCATCAGCGGCGGCAACACCGACAGGGTCGAGCACCGTTTGCCCGCCCAGTGCGAAGAACCCATTGAAGTCGCCGGGATACATCGTGTTGAAGCCGACCATCCAATACATGATCGCAGCAATCGAATAGAGCGCGATGTTCTTGGTCATCTGCATGGTGACGTTCTTGGACCGCACAAGCCCGCCTTCGAGCATCGCAAAACCTGCTGCCATGAAAAAGACGAGAAAGCCCGCCATACAGAACAGCAAAGTGGTCATGATATACGGGCCGATCTCGTCAAAGCCCGGTGCCGCGTCCTGCGCGACTGCCAGCGACGGCAGCGCAATGAGCGCCGCTGCGGTGGCGAATGTCTTAATGTTTGTCATAATACTTATCCCTAAGTTGTCGCAGCTTCAGAGCGCGTCTTCGTTTGTTTCACCGGTCCGCACGCGAACAGCCTGATCGACCCCGAGCACGAAGATTTTCCCGTCTCCGATCTTGCCGGTATGTGCGGTCTTGGTGATTGTTTCGACGATCTGATCGACGGCCGGTTCCGGCACGACAATCTCGATCTTTACCTTCGGCACGAAATTGACAGCATATTCTGCGCCGCGATATATTTCTGTGTGGCCCGATTGTGAGCCGAAGCCCTTAATCTCAGTGACCATCATGCCACGCACGCCAGCATCGGTGAGCGCCTCGCGCACCTCTTCCAGCTTGAAAGGCTTGATTGTTGCAATGATGAGTTTCACCTCGTGTCCCCTTAACTGTTGCAGGATTCCCTGCGGTGGTTGTGGCGATAGAAAACGACAGGGACACAGGGCATTGGAAGTTTCCGGCATGACATTGCAGGCGCTAATCCGGAAAAACGATTAAAATATAGGCTATCAAATATTTTTGCCTAAAAAATAATCAAATAAATGATCAACATGACGTGCCGGAGCGGGTCACAATTTGTGAAAAAGCCGGTTAGAGTGTCGAAAACAACAACGGGCCGGGCAGGTTCTTCATGAGTAATACATCCAAAGGTAAAAAGCCCTTGGTCGCGGATAAACGTTATGTGTCCCGCAAGGCAAAAACGGCGAAACCAAAACCACGGCAAGCAAAGAAGAAGCCGCGCCGTGTGGCCAAGCAACGCGGCGGCATCATCGGGTTTTTCCAACGGATCATCCGGTGGGTGCTTCGGCTGATCTGGCGCATTACGTGGCGTGTTGGGTTCGTCACGGGGCTCGTGCTTGCCTTGGTGGTTGGCTATTATTACACCACGCTGCCGCCAGTCGATCAGTTGCTTGACGCGCGTGCGCGCGGCTCAGTCACGATGCTGGATCAGGACGGTCAGGTATTTGCGTGGCGCGGCGATCAATTCGGCGGCGTGGTGACCGCGCAAACCGTGTCGCCACATCTCAAGAACGCGATTATCGCCACCGAGGATCGCCGTTTTTATCGTCATTTCGGCATCAGCCCGCGTGGCATTGCAAGTGCCGTGCGCATCAACCTGAGCGAGGGGCGTGGGCCGTTGCAAGGTCACGGCGGGTCAACGATCACACAGCAGGTGGCAAAGCTTTTGTGCCTTGGGGTGGCTTTTGACCCCGAAACGCAGACCGAAGCGGAATATGAGCGCGAGTGCCGCCGCGGCACGGTCAAGCGCAAGGCCAGCGAAGCGATCTATGCGCTTGCGATGGAGGCAAAGTACTCCAAGGATGAAATCCTGACCATCTACATGAACCGGGTATTTCTGGGTGCGGGCGCGCGCGGGTTTGAAGCGGCGAGCGAGCGCTATTTTGGCAAGTCGGCTGCAAATGTGGAACCGGCAGAGGCGGCCATGCTGGCAGGTCTTTTGGTGGCACCGACACGTTTTGCGCCCACAAATGATCTGACACGCTCGCAACGGCGGGCAGCGACAATTGTGCGGCTTATGAACGAACAGGGCTATTTGAGCGATGCTGAGGCGCGCAACGCACAGCAGAACCCCGCGCAATTATCGCAAGCCGCTGAGGCGCGTTCAGGTGGGTATTTCGCAGATTGGGTCATGTCCTCTGGCCCGGAGTTCTTTACGCGTAAAACGACGGAAGATGTCATCATCAAGACAACCCTCGATCAGCGCATTCAGCGCAGTGCCGAAGAGGCGTTGAAATGGGTCTTTGAAAACAAGGTGCGCGAAGGCAGCAAGGCGCAGGCGGCCATCGTCGTCATGTCCGCAGATGGTGCGGTGCGTGCCATGGTCGGCGGGCGAAATACGAAAGTGTCTGGCGCTTTTAACCGGGCGGTGCAGGCCAAGCGGCAAACCGGTTCGGCGTTCAAGCCGTTTGTTTATGCCGCAGCGCTGGATCTCGGTTATTCACCGAATGATACCGTTACGGATGAGCCACTTACGATTGATATTCCAGGATCTGGCCCATGGTCGCCGCGCAACTATACGAACAAGTATTACGGCAAAGTCACATTGACCCATGCGCTGCGCGACAGTCTGAACATCCCGGCAGTCAAGGTTTCTGAATTTGTGGGGCGCGACCTTGTGCGACAGGTTGCAAATGGTTTCGGATTGGAGAGCGACCTTGCTGCGGGGCCCGCGCTTGCGTTGGGCGCATCGGAAAGCACGTTGATTGAAATGACAGGGGCCTATGCCGGCATCCTGAACGGCGGCTCATCTGTACAGCCATACGGGTTGGTCGAGCTTCGGCTTATGGGCGATCAGGAGCCGTTGATGGGCACTGGTGGCGGTATTGGTGAACGGATCATTCAGGAACAGGCCGCCCGTCAGATGGTCTATATGATGGAGAAGGTCGTCTCTGAGGGGACCGGGCAGCGTGCAGCTTTTGGCAATTGGCAGCTGGCGGGTAAAACAGGCACGACGCAAGCCGCGCGGGACGCCTGGTTTGTGGGTTTCTCCGCCGAGTACGTGGCCGGTGTCTGGATGGGGTATGATGACAATACGCCGTTGACCGGTGTCACGGGCGGTGGTTTGCCTGCAGAGATCTGGCGTGAGACGATGGCCCGCGTGCATGAGGGGATGCCGCTGACGCCGCTTCCGCTACAGACACCGGGCGATAATGGTCGCACACGCGAGGACGACAGGGATAACAATCGGAACAGCGGCGGGGCCGTCGGCCTGCTGGAAGGTCTGCTGCGCGATATTCTAGGCGGAACTGGCGGCGGCGGGCAGCCGCCGAAAAATGTCAGCGGTTCGGATCGTTGATCCCTGTCCGATTACCCTGCTTTTTTCAGGTCATTGACAACAGCATTGATATCGCCGCCGCGTTTGTCCAGCATTGAACCGATTTCCGTGCGTTCGGTCAGCAAAAGATTGACGCCTTCAATATAAATATTGAAGAACTTGTCACTGCCAGAGCGGTCAGACACATGGAAAGAGACGTCAAACGGGCTTTCTCCGCGCAGGTATGCCTTGGTTTTGACCTCATAGCCGGAGCGGATTTCCTTGACGGATTGAACTTCGACCCGGCCACCGATGAAATCGCGGAAACGCTTGCCGTATTTGCGGGCGATATATCCTTTGAAGGCGTCAGCAAAAGCGCGCTTTTCAGCACTGCTGGCGCTGCGCCCGTCATTGCCCAAGGCGTATTGAGCCATGATGTTGACGTCGGCGTATTTCACAAACAGACGCTCAAGATCACCGAGAATGGCTGCATCAGATTTGCCTGAATTGATGACTGCCTGCAACTGCGCGACAACGTCATCTACGAGGGTGCGGGCCTGCTGTTCGCTCAAGGCGAAGGCCGGTGCCCCCAACAAGCCGAGGAAGCCTGCCGTGGCTGCGAGGAAAGTGCGTCGGGTTGGTTCAAACCGCATGTCTGCTCTCTTTGTTATTCTGCGTAAGGATCAAGATAGGGATCTTCTTCGGCTCCGCCAGAGCTATCAAGCTCAAACCGTCTGTTTTGCAGGTAAACTGATCGCGATTGGGCGTAACTATCGGCACTGTCGTACAGGATAGAATCAATGGTCCCGCTGATCTTGTCGCGGGTATTCAGCCAAGACCCCGCGCGCGCTGTAGGCGGCACATACTGCTCAGGGCTGGTATCAATGGTCGCAAAGGTCAGCGGGTTGGTAAAGAAGTCAGTGACAAAACCGACCGCGTCACGCTGCGTCGACGGCCCAAAGATCGGCAGTTCGATATAAGCACCCTCACCGACACCCCAAACGGCCAATGTCTCACCGAAATCTGTATCGTGTTCCGGGATGTTCAATTCGCTGGCCGCATCAACGAAGCCCGCAAGTCCAACCGTTGTATTCACCAGGAACCGCGTGGTGGCGAGGCCAGCGCCGCGCAGATCACCCTGCAAGAGGCTATTGACCGCAACACCGGGCATCGACAGGTTTTCGGAAAAATCATTCACCCTGTCGCGTATTTCGACCGGCAAAACCGCCGCATACCCTTTTGATACTGGACGAACGAGGTTTTTATCGAGACCCTTGTTGAACCGATGAACGGCTCTGTTCTGCGATTCATAGGGGTCGTTGATCCCATCGGTGCGCGTTGCCGGATCCTGAGACGTAGCACATGCAGATAGCGCAAGAGCCACCACCATAAACGACATGGGTTTTAAAAACTTCTGAATACGGGCAAAATCTAACAATTGCGGTACCTTATGGTTGTGGTCCGTTCCCACGGAGCTCTGGTCTGTGCGATCCGAATGACACGGTCCTAAAATCTTC contains:
- the sseA gene encoding 3-mercaptopyruvate sulfurtransferase, producing the protein MTDDPKTLVSTEWLAEHLKDPDLRILDASWYLPEAGRNARQEYDEGHIPGARFFDIDEISDSRSDLPHMAPRSEKFTSRMRALGVGDGHQVVVYDGAGLLSAPRVWWLFRLMGQQNVAVLDGGLPKWKAEGHEIEDMPPIVRDRHITVRFQNHLVRDVTQVSAASKIKDHAIVDARAGNRFRGEAPEPREGLRAGHIPGSRSLPYTTLLNDDKTMKSPEECRQIFEAAGVDLDKPIITSCGSGVTAAVLALALERMGHKHWSLYDGSWAEWGMFPTVPVATGDA
- a CDS encoding M24 family metallopeptidase yields the protein MTTQSKTARPDMYRYHNGEKSPLPFAAAEYEARLSELRERMQAVGAQAAVFTSMHNIAYYSGFLYCSFGRPYGLVVSESECVTISAGIDAGQPWRRSFADNITYTDWQRDNFWRAVASVTGKNKVVGYEGDHLTLIQRDKMEDFLSPMSMVDVYDTTMQQRMHKSEAEIALIRHGAQVADVGGYAIRDAIKAGVREIDVAMAGRDAMEQEIAKRFPDAEYRDTWVWFQSGLNTDGAHNPVTSRVLERGDILSLNTFPMISGYYTALERTLFVQEVDKASLGIWEANVAAHEYGMSLLKPGASCAEITHKINDFFEERDLLQYRTFGYGHSFGVLSHYYGREAGLELREDIDTVLEPGMVISMEPMLTIANGQPGAGGYREHDILVITEDGNENITGYPYGPGFNVVG
- a CDS encoding DUF1523 family protein → MFYVKWVFILVFWGLIGSFLHYTLPQVDIVRITDTYEKRETPGTNSIFWSRGGAGTGEDATGRDVFFIQTRMVNDRIMVYRNEDTGWSWPPYLKFDTSNLQAEAADLRSTSGDPQYAAVRHYGWRIEFLSVFPNAVSVWPVDGPDASKPLPWVNGIILAILGFFGFAIWRRWRRFREARIDPKLEELQDSWEATEDAMAEKRSRLRRWWAMRASR
- the smpB gene encoding SsrA-binding protein SmpB → MSQVKSSSKSDPNYKVVAENRRARFDYAIESDVECGIILEGSEVKSLREGGANIAESYAAVEDGELWLVNSYVAPYKQAKTFQHEERRRRKLLISRKQMADFWNATQRKGMTLVPLVLYFNHRGMAKIKIGVAKGKKLHDKRETAAKRDWSRQKSRLMKDHG
- a CDS encoding aromatic amino acid transaminase gives rise to the protein MFETLKTRPADGILALMQMYKDDPRDNKIDLGVGVYKDATGLTPIMRAVKAAEHTLWETQDSKVYTGLAGDPAFSDAMIALVLGSAVPRDTVASVATPGGTGAVRQAFELIRMARPDARVFVSDPTWPNHISILNYLGMDVVRYRYFDSETRGVDFEGMMADLKTARAGDVILLHGCCHNPTGANLNLTEWQAVVATLLETGAVPMIDIAYQGFGEGLEEDAAATRLVASSVPECLIAASCSKNFGIYRERTGLLMAISQNTAARKLHQDTLGFLNRQNFSFPPDHGARLVTMILTDDALRADWQAELEDVRLNMLGLRQQLADELQRLSGSNRFGFLAQHRGMFSRLGTSADKVETMREKNGIYMVGDSRMNIAGLNAQTIPMLAKAIVDAGV
- a CDS encoding HIT domain-containing protein, translated to MSYSYDDQNIFAKILRGEIPNTTVLETEHSLAFRDLYPQAPTHVLIIPKGAYVSYDHFASEASDAEIVDYTRTIGKVCEMEGVSLNTGDGYRLISNAGEHGVQEVPHLHVHILGARHMGRMVAKAE
- a CDS encoding P-II family nitrogen regulator, with protein sequence MKLIIATIKPFKLEEVREALTDAGVRGMMVTEIKGFGSQSGHTEIYRGAEYAVNFVPKVKIEIVVPEPAVDQIVETITKTAHTGKIGDGKIFVLGVDQAVRVRTGETNEDAL
- a CDS encoding NAD(P)H-dependent oxidoreductase, producing the protein MHVLTVLDHPNPTSFSAAVAQRFMEGAQAAGHTVELTDLHAEGFNPLWSMEDIERDAQARDPADVVAEQARIERADALCLVFPLFWWGMPSMMKGWVDRVWTWGWAYDQLDDPNRSLLRPRSGVLLVPAGARSDEMDAAGYKAALETVWMNGTFGYFGLSPRRLEVLNGSSGSDARRQALMDRSYDAGFTLLPPDPAV
- a CDS encoding ammonium transporter encodes the protein MTNIKTFATAAALIALPSLAVAQDAAPGFDEIGPYIMTTLLFCMAGFLVFFMAAGFAMLEGGLVRSKNVTMQMTKNIALYSIAAIMYWMVGFNTMYPGDFNGFFALGGQTVLDPVGVAAADAALDYASVGSDFFFQLVFVAATASIVSGALAERIKLWPFLAFVVVLTGFMYPISGSWQWGGGWLSEMGFSDFAGSTVVHSVGGWAALAGAIVLGPRLGKYKDGRVNPMPGSNLALATLGTFILWLGWFGFNGGSQLAMGTVGDVSDVSRIFANTNMAAAAGAVTALVMTQLLYKKPDLTMVLNGALAGLVSITAEPLAPTLFGALWIGAVGGIIVVLAVPMLDKFKIDDVVGAIPVHLFAGIWGTIAVVFYNSDANLMTQLTGIVAYGVFTFVGSLVVWFILKAVIGIRVSEEDEINGLDVSELGMEAYPEFAKG